GTCGACCGCCTCCCTGAACGCCGCCATCTCGGTCGGTTCGTCCGGGTCGACCGCCCGGCCGTACAGCCGGAGCAGTTCCGCCTGTTCGTCGGGCGGGATGTGACCCGCGTCCTCGACGGTGTCGGCGACACGACAGAGGAGATAGCCGAGACAGATGTGCGTCTCCATCGGTTCGTCCAGCACGTCCACGGTCAATGCGAACGTTCGGGACACTCCCTGGACTGCCTCGAAGCACCACTCGAGATCGGGCGTGCCGGGCGAACGGGGGTCTCCGATCATTAGGATACGGGCAACTACAGCGCCAGGGCTAAAAAGTGTCGTGGCACGCGCTCGCCGGCGAGTCGGAAGAACAGCCCGCGGGAACGAACGTCACCAACGTTCGTGTGGTAACGACTAAACCCGACGCCGTTGACGTTCGAGTATGGAGCTTTCCCTCTCCGCGGAGCAGCGCCAGATCCGCGACATGGTTTCGGAGTTCGTCGACGAGGAGATCGTCCCGATCGCCGACGAGATCGACGACACCGACGAGTTCCCGGCCGAACTGATCGACGAGATGGCGGAACTCGGCCTAATGGGGATGCCGTTCCCCGAGGAGTACGGCGGCGCGGGGCTGGACTATCACGCGTACGCCATCGGGCTGGAGGAGATCTCCCGCGGGTCAGGCGGGGTCGGAACGATCGTCGCGGCACACACTTCGCTGGCGGGCAACATGCTGTTCGAGTTCGGGGACGACGAGCAGAAAGAGACGTTCCTGACGCCGCTGAACCGCGGCGACGACATCGGGGCGTTCGCGCTGTCGGAAGCCGGGGCCGGATCCGACGTGCCAGCGATGACGACGACCGCCGAACCCCACGGGGACGGCTACCTCATCGACGGGGAGAAGCTGTGGATCTCCAACGGCTCGGTCGCAGACACCGTCGTCGTCTTCGCAAAGACCGATCCGGACGCCGGAAACCGGGGGATTTCCTCGTTCGTCGTGCGGCCCGAGGAGGACGACGGCTTCCACGTCGAAGGAACCGAAAAGAAGCTCGGCGACAAGGGCTGTCCGACCGCCGAACTCCGGTTCGACGGGCTGTACGTTCCGGAGTCGCGGCTGCTGGGCGGGGACGGCGACGGCTTCATCCAGGCGCTGAAGACGCTCAACGCCGGCCGGATCACCATCGCGGCACGCAGCGTCGGGATCGCCCGGGCGGCACTGGAGGACGCGACTGACTACGCCCAGGACCGCGAGCAGTTCGACCAGCCCATCTCGGAGTTCCAGGCGATCCAGCACAAACTCGCCGACATGGACACGAAAGTCCAGACGGCGAAGCTGTTGATGCACAAGGCCGCCGACTTAAAAGAGCGCGGCGAGCCGTACGTCAAGGAAGCGGCCCAGGCGAAGCTGCACGCCAGCGAGGTCTCCCGGGAGGTCGCGAACGAGGCGATCCAGATCCACGGCGGCTACGGCTATACTGCCGACTTCCCGGTCGAGCGCTACTACCGGGACGCCAAGCTCAACGAGATATACGAGGGCACCAGCGAAGTCCTGCGGAACACCATCGCCCGCGAGATGCTGAAGTGACCGCCCGGACGGTCAGGAAACCTACCCCGTGTACGTGTACAGCGTGTCGATACGGCCGTCGCCGTCCATCCAGAACACGTCCACGAACGAGAACAGTTCCTCACCAGCGGCGTCCAGCAATCGTCCCCGGGCGGCGACCCCGTGCCCGTTCGGATAGATCGACTCGATCTCGTGAGTCGTCTCGGTCATCGGACGCTCCTCGCGCATGAACGTCACGAACGTCTCCCGGCCGTCGAGCGTACGATCCGGCCGGTAGTGGACGAACGACGGCGCGAGGAGGGACGCGAGCCGATCGTACTCGTGGGCGTCGATCGACGCGTAGTAGCTCTCGACCGCGTCGCGGCCGGTCCCTTCGCTATCTGCGTCGTCGCGCCCGTCACCGTCTGCGGATCGCTCGACCGTCGTCACGTCGTCGTCGGCGTCCATGGTCGGAGTGTGGCGGGCGCCACCTTGAATCCGTCGCGAGCGAGCCGCTTTTGAACGTCGGCCGGGTAGCTCGAACGTGGAACTCCACGTCCGGTACGAGGGCGACGACGACCCCGAGAAGTGTACGGCACGCAAACTCGCCCGGTTCGACCTCGCGACGCTTCACCGCTCGGATCGTGCCACGCCGTACGGGATCGTACTGAACCCACACGCCGAGCGGGCGCTCTCGCCGGCTGACGCCGAGACGGTCGAAAGCGACGCCCTGATCGCGCTCGACTGTTCCTGGGAGTCGGCGAGCGAGGCCCGGTTCGCGCTTCCGGGCGAACACCGGGCGCTGCCGTATCTCGTGGCCGCAAATCCCGTCAACTTCGGACGTCCCCTCCGGCTCACCACCGTCGAGGCGCTCGCGGCGGCCCTCGTCATTCTAGGCGATCGCCCCCACGCCGAGGAAATCCTCTCGAAGTTCACCTGGGGCGAGACGTTTCTCGAACTCAACGAGGAGCCGCTCGGCCGGTATGCTGCCTGCGAGAATTCGACCGCGGTGGTCGCTGTCCAGCAGGAGTACCTCGATCGGTGAGTTCAGAGTTCGCACCCGAACGCCGGCAATGGTAACAGGCAGTATTGCTCCCGCCCCCTGTCACGGAAGTTCTTCTGTTACGTCGACGAGTTCCTCCTCAGTCTGCCACCGATAGAGCCGGCCTTCCCGGTCGAACAGTTCGAAGACCCCGTCCTGCATCCAACCGAAGGGGTACTCGTCACTCTCGTACTCCCGCTTGAGGACGTGGCTCTTGGCGAAGTACTCTGTCGTGCCGACGAGAAGTCCCTGCTCGACGAGGAAGTCACTCGGTTTCTTCTCGGCGACACCAACGAGGTGGGTTACCATGTCGGCGATCAGGCAGAACTTTTGGATGCTGTTGTCCCACTCCCCCCGGATATCAACCATCCGGAAGGCGTAGGCGTCCTGCCGGCGGTTGAGGCGGTCGGCCACCAGATTCAGCCGTCGGATCGGCTCGCGGTCGTAATTCCCGAGCACGAAGTAAGACCGGTCGTTCTCGTAGATCGGCGTCAGTTCGCTCAGAGCGTGGAGGATTTCCTCGTTGTCCGCCAGCGAGATTTCCTCCTCGTCGAGTTGTTCCTTCGCACTCGTGAGGATCTCCTCGAGGACGGGCGCCCCCTCGTCGGACATACACGGACTTTATCAGCGCTGTGAATTATAGTTTATGAAGTAATTTACTGTATCAATTACTGACTAGTTTACTTTAGCGTGGTTTACCTAGAGGTAAACTACTTGTCCCCGGGACGTGTACCCCGTCGTATGAGCACTGACTTGGAAAACGCAGAGGGAATAGAAACCCGCGAACTCGTCCACTTCGTGACCCAGCAGACGCGATTCGCGCTCGTCAACAACATCCTCCAGCACCCCGATCAACTGCCTTCGATGTACGAACTCGAGGAACTCAACCCCAGCGTGAGCGACGCCACCGTCTACAAGCACGTCCAGAAACTGATCGATGCCGGTATCGTCAGGGAAGTTGCTCTAGACGACGACCAGCGACGGCAGGGCTACCCCTGGAAGTTCTACGGACTCTCGGAGGAGGGCCGCGAGTTCCTCGAGGAGTACAATTTGCTCGCTGCCGAGGAGACCCTCCAGCAGATTTATGAAACCATCTCCGACAAACCCGAGAAGATGGTCAAATACGAGAACGCACCCCGCCCTGAGGACGTATAGCGACACAGTTTATTCCTGAAGAGTGTACTGTTCGTATATTCAGAGATCGAGAGTTGTGACGATTCCAGCTCGTTGGAGACGGATCAGACTCATCGGATGACGAACCCGGCTTGTCGGCGGACACGACCGACCCGGAATCGCCTTGAGTGTGGCCCCGAAAAGGGACGCATGGCCGACGAGTGCTGGGTGAGCCTCTTTTCGGGCGGGAAAGACTCCTCGTGGGCGCTGTATCGGGCACTGGAGGAGGGGCTGAACGTGACGCACCTGCTTACGGTCCACCCCGAAGGCGACTCGTACATGTACCACGTTCCGGCGACTCGCCTCGCCGAACTCGCCGCCGAGAGCATCGGACTCCCGCTAGTGGACGTCGAACCGGGAACCTTCGGGGCAGACACAGCCACTGATTCCGGAACGCAGGGCGACAGGGAGATCGAACCGCTGGAGACGGCACTCCAGGAGCTACAGGAGGACCTGGACTGCGAACTCGCCGGCGTGACGGCGGGCGCCGTCGAGAGCGAGTATCAGACCAGCCGAATCGAGGCGCTGTGTGACCGCCTCGGGATCGAGCTGTTCGCGCCGCTGTGGCACCGGGATCCCGTGGAGCTGGCAGAGGCAATGATCGACGCCGGGTTCGAGATCACGATAGTGCAGGTGGCCGCCTACGGTCTCGACGAATCCTGGCTCGGCCGGACGCTCGATACGGCTGCGCTCGCGGAGCTGCGAGAACTCAACGAGGAATACGGCGTCCACGTGCTGGGGGAAGGTGGCGAATTCGAGACGCTGGTGACCGACGCACCGCACATGGACCGACCGATCCGCCTCGAGTACGAACCCGAGTGGGACGGCACGCGCGGGCGGCTCCGGATCACCGACGCGTGGCTCGCCGACGGGTGAGGCAACCTGACGGATCCCGAACGGGAAAGCGACCAGGTGACGGGCGAACCGTCGCCTCCGGCTGTCTTTTTAAGTAAACCGACGACGTTGTTTGACGGGATGGGAGTGCCCGCCCCCGACATTCCCGAGGAGTTACTGGACGGCTGGCGCCGCATCGAGAAGCGCGAGGAGAAACCGTTTCGCGCCGGCCCGATCTCCGTCAGGGCACACACCGTCGTTTACGAGGACGCCGAGCGCCGTGAGCGACTCCGCGAGGCGATCGGTCCCGAGGTGGACACAATCTGGCGGTTCTACTTCGCCTCGCGGGTCAGGATACGTCCCCGCATTTCGTCGTCGGTCGCGCTCACGCGGATCGTCGAATCGAACGCGACCGCGGCCTTCCGGGAAGAGCTCCGAACCCGGGGCTTCCAGTCGGTAGAACGCCGAGACAGACGGACGCTCGATGTCGGCGGCCGCATCGCACCCACCTTCAGGTTCGTAGCCGTCGTGTCCGCCGTCAGTATGGCGGTTGCGAGCGAGGCGTTCCTCGCCGTCGTGCCCGGCGACAGGGAGTACCAGCTCGTCGGAGGAGCATACCCGACGTCCGTGATCGACGGTGATTCCGGGGACAATAACAGTGGAAACACCAGTGATGACACCACTGAGGACAGCAAATCCGCCATCGAAGCGTTCCTGCAACCCGAGTCGGACCGCGAAGAGTTGATCCGACTCATCAGAACGGCCCGGGGCCATCCGGACCGGTAAGAAGCGAAACGCGACAGTCGTGAGTATCAGATGCTTTCGAACCGTTCATCGAGCCGCTCCCGGGACCGTTGACTGCCGGTCTACAACCCTCATTGTGAGCGAACTCTCCAACCATTAGTTGGCCACTCTCGTTTCAGTAGCCGATCGGGGCAGCCATCCGACGTCGAACGGAGTCGGCGATGATCCCTCCGAGATACGCTGCAAGAAGCATCAACGGCCCGTAAACCACGATGTCGAGAACGGCAAACACCACACTGAAGAAGGCGGCGTCGCCGCCGGCAGCTGGGGTCACAGAGAGCCGGTAGATCACGGCGTACCCGTAGATCGGGAACAGCGA
The Halalkaliarchaeum desulfuricum DNA segment above includes these coding regions:
- a CDS encoding DUF367 family protein; amino-acid sequence: MELHVRYEGDDDPEKCTARKLARFDLATLHRSDRATPYGIVLNPHAERALSPADAETVESDALIALDCSWESASEARFALPGEHRALPYLVAANPVNFGRPLRLTTVEALAAALVILGDRPHAEEILSKFTWGETFLELNEEPLGRYAACENSTAVVAVQQEYLDR
- a CDS encoding MarR family transcriptional regulator gives rise to the protein MSTDLENAEGIETRELVHFVTQQTRFALVNNILQHPDQLPSMYELEELNPSVSDATVYKHVQKLIDAGIVREVALDDDQRRQGYPWKFYGLSEEGREFLEEYNLLAAEETLQQIYETISDKPEKMVKYENAPRPEDV
- a CDS encoding nuclear transport factor 2 family protein; this translates as MDADDDVTTVERSADGDGRDDADSEGTGRDAVESYYASIDAHEYDRLASLLAPSFVHYRPDRTLDGRETFVTFMREERPMTETTHEIESIYPNGHGVAARGRLLDAAGEELFSFVDVFWMDGDGRIDTLYTYTG
- a CDS encoding acyl-CoA dehydrogenase encodes the protein MELSLSAEQRQIRDMVSEFVDEEIVPIADEIDDTDEFPAELIDEMAELGLMGMPFPEEYGGAGLDYHAYAIGLEEISRGSGGVGTIVAAHTSLAGNMLFEFGDDEQKETFLTPLNRGDDIGAFALSEAGAGSDVPAMTTTAEPHGDGYLIDGEKLWISNGSVADTVVVFAKTDPDAGNRGISSFVVRPEEDDGFHVEGTEKKLGDKGCPTAELRFDGLYVPESRLLGGDGDGFIQALKTLNAGRITIAARSVGIARAALEDATDYAQDREQFDQPISEFQAIQHKLADMDTKVQTAKLLMHKAADLKERGEPYVKEAAQAKLHASEVSREVANEAIQIHGGYGYTADFPVERYYRDAKLNEIYEGTSEVLRNTIAREMLK
- a CDS encoding diphthine--ammonia ligase encodes the protein MADECWVSLFSGGKDSSWALYRALEEGLNVTHLLTVHPEGDSYMYHVPATRLAELAAESIGLPLVDVEPGTFGADTATDSGTQGDREIEPLETALQELQEDLDCELAGVTAGAVESEYQTSRIEALCDRLGIELFAPLWHRDPVELAEAMIDAGFEITIVQVAAYGLDESWLGRTLDTAALAELRELNEEYGVHVLGEGGEFETLVTDAPHMDRPIRLEYEPEWDGTRGRLRITDAWLADG